A region of Paenibacillus sp. JNUCC-31 DNA encodes the following proteins:
- a CDS encoding VOC family protein translates to MKTLGSMNVDVITLFVEDLLKVRAFYQDVFGLSAVYEDDVSAVFNFGNMSINLLNISEAHGLIHPGTVASRESGSRFQFTIRVEDVDAVCNELKPHGVALLNGPVDRPWGVRTAAFTDPAGHVWEIAQQLT, encoded by the coding sequence ATGAAGACATTAGGGTCAATGAATGTGGATGTTATAACGTTATTTGTGGAGGACTTGCTCAAGGTGAGGGCATTCTATCAAGACGTATTTGGATTGTCCGCTGTATATGAAGACGATGTTTCTGCGGTATTCAACTTCGGAAATATGAGTATCAATCTCCTGAATATTTCCGAAGCACACGGTCTGATCCATCCTGGAACAGTCGCAAGCCGAGAATCCGGATCTCGTTTTCAGTTTACCATCCGAGTGGAAGATGTGGATGCAGTGTGTAACGAATTGAAACCACATGGCGTTGCTCTGCTTAACGGTCCAGTAGACCGACCTTGGGGAGTACGTACGGCCGCCTTCACAGATCCGGCAGGACATGTCTGGGAGATTGCACAGCAATTAACTTAG
- a CDS encoding ABC transporter permease codes for MEAVKKHFFSDMGVMLGRSMRHITRSMDTIVTVTIMPIAMMLLFVYVLGGAIQAGTDNYVNYLLPGILLIAIASGVSYTAFRLFTDVQRGIMERFHTMPISRSAVLWGHVLTSLVSNAISVIVIILVALVMGFRSSAGILPWLAVAGILLLFTLALTWVAAIAGLYAKTVDGASAFSYPIIFLPFISSAFVPTESMPLVVRAFAENQPVTAIVEAIRALLSDQPVGNDIWIALAWCIGILLVAYFFAMRAYKKGIRTN; via the coding sequence ATGGAAGCCGTAAAGAAACACTTTTTTAGCGATATGGGTGTTATGCTCGGGCGCTCCATGCGCCATATTACCCGCAGTATGGACACCATCGTCACCGTCACCATCATGCCGATCGCAATGATGTTGCTGTTCGTCTATGTGTTAGGCGGCGCCATTCAAGCCGGAACGGATAACTATGTGAATTACCTGTTGCCCGGCATTCTGCTGATTGCGATTGCCAGCGGAGTATCCTACACGGCTTTCCGTCTGTTCACCGATGTGCAGCGGGGCATAATGGAGCGATTTCACACCATGCCGATTTCACGTTCCGCCGTTCTGTGGGGACATGTGCTGACCTCGCTGGTATCCAACGCCATTTCGGTCATTGTCATCATTCTCGTCGCGCTTGTTATGGGCTTTCGTTCATCGGCAGGGATTCTGCCATGGCTTGCGGTAGCCGGCATACTCTTGCTGTTTACGCTGGCATTGACTTGGGTCGCAGCAATCGCAGGTCTGTACGCTAAAACGGTGGATGGCGCAAGCGCCTTTTCCTATCCGATTATCTTCCTGCCATTTATCAGCTCGGCGTTTGTGCCGACCGAGTCGATGCCATTGGTTGTTCGCGCCTTTGCCGAAAACCAGCCGGTGACGGCGATCGTGGAAGCCATTCGTGCGCTATTGTCAGATCAGCCGGTTGGCAATGATATATGGATCGCTCTTGCGTGGTGTATTGGGATTTTGCTCGTAGCGTACTTTTTTGCAATGAGGGCGTACAAAAAGGGAATAAGAACTAACTAA
- a CDS encoding pentapeptide repeat-containing protein: MNDKLNNYLNGVFAPYDGVKSVTELKADLLSDLQERFHELKAEGKDDETAFEMTIASIGDIEQTVQEVANLSRSLERQVVTNLSASNLVKSDFAGVIAHKGKFEGSALPGSDFTGADLTGSTFASSDVREAIFDQANLTDCNFSTLDLSHASFHKSILVRTNISKSGLDGAKFKDVKLTDVKLTMNDLRKTIFENCIFDGVEFKSSDLGGVCFDGQTFIGVKFDKSALNNVSFKDATLKNVSFPVSVLSKKYYRAIKTICFDGAMMDKLTYAALKGMDADLSKVTVI; the protein is encoded by the coding sequence ATGAATGACAAATTGAACAACTATTTGAACGGCGTGTTCGCACCTTACGATGGGGTAAAAAGTGTTACCGAATTAAAGGCTGACCTGCTTTCCGATCTGCAGGAGCGGTTCCATGAACTTAAAGCCGAGGGCAAGGACGATGAAACTGCGTTTGAAATGACCATTGCAAGCATCGGCGACATTGAGCAAACGGTACAAGAGGTGGCTAACCTTTCCCGATCGCTGGAACGACAGGTGGTAACCAATTTAAGCGCGAGTAACCTGGTGAAGAGTGACTTTGCGGGTGTCATCGCGCATAAAGGGAAATTTGAAGGGAGTGCGTTACCGGGCTCTGACTTTACGGGTGCTGACTTGACTGGTAGCACATTTGCGAGCAGTGATGTCCGCGAAGCTATTTTTGACCAGGCCAATCTGACGGATTGCAACTTTTCCACCCTTGACCTATCGCATGCGAGCTTCCATAAGTCCATACTTGTACGAACCAATATCAGCAAATCGGGGCTGGACGGAGCAAAATTCAAAGATGTAAAACTGACTGACGTTAAGCTGACCATGAACGACCTCAGAAAAACCATCTTTGAAAACTGTATCTTTGATGGCGTGGAGTTCAAATCTTCCGATCTGGGAGGGGTGTGTTTTGACGGGCAAACCTTCATCGGCGTCAAGTTTGACAAATCGGCGCTAAACAACGTTTCGTTTAAGGACGCTACCCTCAAAAATGTGTCTTTCCCTGTGTCCGTTCTCTCCAAGAAGTATTACCGTGCCATCAAAACCATCTGCTTTGATGGCGCAATGATGGATAAACTGACCTATGCCGCCCTTAAAGGCATGGATGCCGATTTGTCAAAGGTTACCGTTATTTAA
- a CDS encoding ABC transporter ATP-binding protein has protein sequence MQIKSIQVSGLQKSYKQLQVLKGVDFEVDKGSIFALLGSNGAGKTTVVKILTTLLKPDSGTVTVNGFDVASKPDNVRQEISLTGQFAAVDEMLTGRENLIMIAKLRYLKNPRQVADDMLTRFGLTEAAERRASTYSGGMRRRLDIALSLVGKPQIVFLDEPTTGLDPESRIEVWKIVQELAAGGTTIFLTTQYLEEAEQLADRIAILHEGRIIANGTLSELKKLFPQAKVEYVEKQPSLEEIFLAIVGKKEAV, from the coding sequence ATGCAAATCAAGTCGATTCAAGTGAGTGGGCTGCAAAAGTCCTACAAGCAGCTGCAAGTCCTAAAGGGCGTAGACTTCGAGGTGGATAAGGGAAGTATTTTTGCCCTGCTCGGCTCCAACGGGGCGGGCAAGACAACGGTTGTCAAAATTCTCACCACGCTGCTCAAACCAGACAGCGGAACTGTCACCGTAAACGGATTCGACGTTGCATCCAAGCCGGACAATGTGCGGCAGGAGATCAGTCTGACCGGGCAATTTGCCGCAGTGGATGAAATGCTGACCGGACGGGAAAATCTGATCATGATTGCCAAGCTGCGTTACCTCAAAAATCCGCGTCAGGTTGCAGACGATATGCTTACACGTTTTGGTCTGACAGAGGCTGCCGAGCGCAGGGCGTCTACGTATTCAGGGGGTATGCGCCGCAGGCTCGACATCGCCTTGAGTCTCGTGGGAAAACCACAGATCGTTTTCCTCGACGAGCCGACCACTGGGCTTGACCCCGAGTCACGCATCGAGGTTTGGAAGATTGTCCAGGAGCTTGCCGCCGGAGGTACGACGATATTTCTCACTACACAGTATTTGGAGGAGGCTGAGCAGCTTGCCGACCGAATTGCCATTCTGCACGAAGGCAGGATTATCGCGAATGGCACGCTCTCGGAGCTGAAAAAGCTGTTCCCACAAGCCAAGGTGGAGTATGTTGAAAAGCAGCCGTCATTAGAGGAGATATTCCTCGCAATCGTCGGTAAGAAGGAGGCCGTGTAA
- a CDS encoding phage tail protein: MSYIVDFKNVSTVGLESSPVAEALAGLRANEARYFMNKYKHEFTVVSASESQETLDYVKRILKEERDIEFAAKPLQTSSFQVENIQFSYVFYEDGLGLNVMYTVDDPKKRAVGFKLSEGMEVPKELEGKFKFARQKSKLAGTIRGSFFVIKGAY; the protein is encoded by the coding sequence ATGTCGTATATCGTTGATTTTAAAAATGTCTCTACGGTTGGTTTGGAGTCTTCACCGGTAGCAGAGGCGCTTGCTGGTTTGCGTGCGAATGAAGCCCGTTATTTTATGAACAAATATAAACATGAATTTACGGTTGTATCAGCCAGCGAAAGTCAGGAGACCCTTGATTATGTAAAGCGAATTTTGAAAGAAGAACGTGATATTGAGTTTGCGGCCAAGCCTCTGCAAACGTCGTCTTTTCAAGTGGAAAATATTCAATTTTCCTATGTCTTTTATGAAGATGGTCTTGGTCTCAATGTCATGTATACAGTTGATGACCCTAAGAAGCGGGCTGTTGGTTTTAAGCTTTCTGAGGGGATGGAGGTACCAAAAGAGTTAGAAGGAAAGTTTAAGTTCGCCAGACAGAAATCTAAATTAGCTGGAACCATTAGGGGGTCGTTTTTTGTAATTAAAGGAGCGTATTAA
- a CDS encoding LytR/AlgR family response regulator transcription factor gives MFNVAICDDEEKQRELVKMMLISLSLKTNIDFQITLFASGEQLVSHYKNVGDTFHVLILDVEMSGMNGIQTAKEIRNMKYLDVQIMFLTSYPEYMVESFDVVTFQYLIKPILPDIFEEKMIKLCQYFKALDKKYVLIKSDYEELLLKYDDILWIEVMKSLTIKNKLKFVTQENSHESKGILSSYATALKDHGFLQIHRSIIINLLHVQKFAGTQVVMLNGTVLPIGRSKVKEVKDAYTKFMIMRIQ, from the coding sequence ATGTTCAATGTTGCAATCTGTGATGACGAGGAGAAACAAAGAGAACTTGTAAAAATGATGCTAATCTCCTTATCCCTAAAAACGAATATTGATTTCCAAATTACATTATTTGCATCCGGTGAGCAGCTCGTCTCTCATTATAAAAACGTGGGGGACACGTTTCATGTTCTGATCTTGGATGTAGAGATGAGTGGAATGAATGGAATCCAGACAGCCAAAGAAATCAGGAATATGAAGTATCTGGATGTACAAATCATGTTTCTGACCAGCTACCCCGAGTATATGGTGGAGAGCTTTGATGTAGTAACTTTTCAATATCTGATCAAACCAATCCTGCCGGATATCTTCGAGGAAAAAATGATTAAGCTGTGCCAATATTTTAAAGCGCTGGACAAAAAGTATGTACTGATTAAGTCAGATTATGAAGAACTTCTATTGAAATACGATGATATTCTCTGGATTGAAGTCATGAAAAGTTTGACGATCAAGAACAAATTAAAATTTGTGACTCAGGAGAATTCGCATGAGAGCAAAGGCATCCTTTCCAGTTATGCCACCGCCTTGAAAGACCATGGTTTCCTGCAGATTCATCGTTCAATTATCATCAACCTGCTGCATGTTCAGAAGTTTGCGGGTACCCAGGTCGTCATGTTAAATGGCACCGTGTTGCCTATAGGGCGTTCCAAAGTCAAAGAAGTCAAGGATGCCTACACCAAATTTATGATTATGAGGATTCAATGA
- a CDS encoding GHKL domain-containing protein: MDTYMILSVIGIPLLMAFQVSFYFDSVLGKTKRKPYRAIYFIVFVVLGYFYLASSFSPVVSSAFALLFIFSLAQSYKVEFIIKLVFTILYAVLLTTVNYIAVYIMSAIDSTDYSIWDHFDVEYHWVFSKVMLLGCSIMFIVIQIVRLIAKRRSFAMHYRYYFLFLIVPTITIYQINVASTYSEKNIYYVVSVLGSLFLNVFIVYIFDNMVEKVQLANENAQLQRQMDYQDANYEKTVHSFKNVKSIIHDINQQFLYIDECIKQNKLDSAGDHIKLTLNKIEGAYQRVNSGNLVIDALVTNTIALGQANGIKIDTRIQLHSQHVLIDRYDLCVVLGNMLDNAIEASKKVRHAEDRYILIAIHSTASALVIQILNHVEQKLAHLKTEKPNPEYHGIGLTNISRMCEKYGGHMSIENHHRTFNNMVVLPFDMNNP, encoded by the coding sequence ATGGATACTTATATGATCTTGTCCGTCATCGGGATTCCCTTACTTATGGCATTCCAGGTGAGTTTTTATTTCGATTCAGTGCTAGGCAAGACTAAACGAAAACCATATAGAGCAATCTACTTCATTGTATTTGTCGTGCTGGGTTATTTCTATTTGGCATCTTCATTTTCACCCGTCGTTTCGTCCGCTTTTGCATTGTTATTCATCTTCAGCCTGGCACAATCCTATAAGGTGGAATTTATAATAAAACTTGTTTTTACTATCCTCTATGCAGTACTGCTCACAACGGTAAATTACATTGCCGTATATATTATGAGTGCGATCGACTCCACGGATTATAGCATATGGGATCATTTCGACGTGGAATATCATTGGGTGTTCTCCAAAGTGATGCTGCTTGGTTGCAGTATCATGTTCATTGTTATCCAGATTGTTCGTTTGATTGCCAAACGGAGAAGTTTCGCTATGCATTATCGTTATTATTTCTTGTTTCTGATCGTACCCACCATTACGATCTATCAGATCAATGTGGCCTCGACTTATAGTGAAAAAAACATATATTACGTCGTCTCCGTACTGGGCTCCCTTTTTCTCAATGTGTTCATTGTTTATATATTCGATAATATGGTAGAAAAGGTTCAGCTCGCGAATGAAAATGCCCAGTTGCAGCGTCAGATGGATTATCAGGATGCCAATTATGAGAAGACGGTGCACAGTTTTAAAAATGTGAAAAGCATTATTCACGATATCAATCAGCAGTTCCTATACATTGATGAATGCATTAAGCAAAACAAGCTGGATTCGGCAGGAGATCATATTAAACTCACATTGAATAAGATTGAAGGAGCATACCAGCGGGTGAACTCCGGCAATCTAGTCATCGATGCGCTTGTTACGAATACCATTGCTCTAGGGCAGGCAAACGGGATCAAAATTGATACCCGAATTCAGCTCCATTCACAACATGTCCTCATTGATCGATATGACCTGTGCGTTGTACTCGGTAACATGCTGGATAATGCCATCGAAGCTTCCAAGAAAGTAAGACATGCCGAAGACAGATATATCCTGATCGCGATTCATTCTACAGCGTCAGCTCTTGTCATCCAGATTCTGAATCATGTGGAGCAAAAACTGGCTCACTTAAAGACGGAGAAACCCAACCCGGAGTATCATGGGATCGGTCTGACCAATATATCGAGAATGTGCGAAAAGTATGGTGGACATATGAGTATTGAGAACCATCATCGAACATTCAATAACATGGTCGTGCTTCCTTTTGACATGAACAATCCCTGA
- a CDS encoding PadR family transcriptional regulator: protein MSDNKITSDLLRGHTDTMILRLLSEADRYGYEIVKLIGQRSGGEYELKEATMYSSVRRLEADGDIEWYWGDESQGGRRKYFRITEKGKVAYARNKSNWEYAKRVLENLL, encoded by the coding sequence ATGAGCGATAACAAAATCACATCCGACCTGCTGCGCGGCCATACCGACACAATGATTTTACGACTTTTATCCGAAGCTGACCGGTACGGCTATGAAATTGTCAAGCTGATTGGCCAGCGCTCGGGTGGAGAGTATGAATTAAAAGAAGCCACGATGTACTCCAGCGTACGTCGGCTTGAGGCCGACGGTGATATCGAGTGGTATTGGGGCGATGAATCTCAGGGCGGAAGGCGTAAATATTTTAGGATTACCGAAAAGGGCAAAGTGGCTTATGCCCGCAACAAAAGCAACTGGGAGTATGCAAAGCGTGTGCTTGAAAATTTATTATAA
- a CDS encoding GyrI-like domain-containing protein has product MSNYNFEEKDSFIVLGIGTELKSPYTDFAGINKEKADFWSTVKQDGSLDTLKAIATNDYIFAVNEAVNNKMMHYAGVMTEASLPEATRVIQFPKGEYLVVKGEGETAEELSNHLTGIAFGQVLPQEESYAYVGGPNATVEMGQRNGLVFGEMWIPVVRK; this is encoded by the coding sequence ATGAGTAATTATAATTTTGAAGAAAAAGACAGCTTTATCGTTTTAGGAATTGGAACTGAGCTTAAGAGCCCCTACACAGACTTTGCTGGCATCAACAAAGAAAAGGCGGATTTTTGGTCGACTGTGAAACAAGATGGAAGCCTAGACACTTTAAAAGCTATAGCGACAAATGACTACATTTTTGCCGTGAACGAAGCGGTGAATAACAAGATGATGCATTATGCTGGCGTTATGACAGAAGCATCTCTGCCAGAAGCAACCCGAGTGATCCAATTCCCTAAGGGAGAATACCTGGTTGTTAAGGGTGAAGGGGAAACGGCTGAGGAGTTGAGTAATCACCTTACTGGCATTGCTTTTGGTCAAGTCCTGCCACAAGAAGAGAGCTATGCCTATGTTGGTGGGCCAAATGCAACGGTTGAGATGGGGCAGCGTAACGGCTTGGTATTTGGTGAAATGTGGATTCCGGTTGTTAGGAAATAA